In the genome of Sphingomonas naphthae, one region contains:
- a CDS encoding gamma carbonic anhydrase family protein, translating into MPLYEIDGKRPTLPADGSAWVAPSADVIGDAVLGEGVTIWFGAVIRADNTPIVIGARSNVQEGAMLHSDPGVPLTVGQGVTIGHHAILHGCTVGDNVLVGMGATILNGAVIGRDSLVGAGALVTEGKTFPPGSLIVGVPAQAKRDLSPEAIETLKLSAAGYAARGRVYAAGLKRIDG; encoded by the coding sequence CACGCTGCCGGCCGACGGATCGGCGTGGGTCGCGCCCTCGGCCGATGTGATCGGGGATGCGGTGCTGGGCGAAGGCGTGACGATCTGGTTCGGCGCGGTGATCCGCGCCGACAATACCCCGATCGTGATCGGCGCGCGCAGCAATGTGCAGGAAGGGGCGATGCTCCATTCCGATCCGGGGGTGCCGCTGACGGTGGGGCAGGGCGTCACCATCGGCCACCACGCCATCCTCCACGGCTGCACCGTGGGCGATAACGTGCTGGTCGGCATGGGCGCCACGATCCTGAACGGCGCGGTGATCGGCCGCGACAGCCTCGTCGGCGCGGGCGCTCTGGTGACGGAGGGCAAGACCTTCCCGCCCGGCAGCCTGATCGTCGGCGTGCCGGCGCAGGCGAAGCGCGATCTGTCGCCGGAGGCGATCGAGACGCTGAAGCTGTCGGCGGCGGGCTATGCGGCGCGGGGCCGGGTCTATGCGGCCGGGTTGAAGCGGATCGACGGCTGA
- a CDS encoding NADP-dependent malic enzyme, which yields MDEDIRKAALDYHRLPRPGKLAIEATKRMATQRDLALAYSPGVAAPCIEIAADPDKALDYTARGNLVAVISNGTAVLGLGAIGALASKPVMEGKAVLFKKFADIDVFDIEVDTTDPEKFIEAVALLEPTFGGINLEDIKAPECFEIERRLRERMNIPVFHDDQHGTAIVVAAAVRNALVLQGKTLAEAKLVTSGAGAAALACVDLLVTMGLPVESVTLTDKDGVVHAGRDPSMPPNMARYARPTDARSLPEVLPGADIFLGLSAPGVLKAEWLPLLAEKPVIFALANPDPEILPDVVKAGRPDAIVATGRSDFPNQVNNVLCFPFIFRGALDAGATEINEAMKAAAAEAIAALARLPADEAVASAYGGRPPSFGADYIIPAPFDPRLILEVAPAVAKAAADSGVARRPIADIAAYRKTLEQRSWRSSQLMMPIFSAASAARPRIAYGEGEDERVLRAIQTVLDEGLAQPVIVARRAIVEQRIAELGLRWKLDQDVEIVDPAAGGPVLAGLVEPYQRLAARRGVTVEEAERQIYRRPSITAAMLLKTGHVDGALVGGKSEWWGQMRLILPIIKRAEGVKRVYAMSALILDAGALFFADTHMVPDPNAEQVAELTLLAASEMRRFGVEPQAALLSHSNFGASDTPSARKMRAALKLLQRGGADFPVDGEMHADAALSDALRKRLVPDSPLTGSANLLVMPNLDAANITLTALRAAAGGLAIGPILLGLEQPLHVLVPTTTARGIVNLTAIAAADTVR from the coding sequence GTGGACGAGGATATTCGCAAGGCCGCGCTCGATTATCACCGGCTGCCCCGCCCGGGTAAGCTCGCGATCGAGGCGACCAAGCGCATGGCGACCCAGCGCGATCTGGCGCTGGCCTATTCGCCCGGCGTCGCCGCCCCCTGCATCGAGATCGCCGCCGATCCCGACAAGGCGCTGGACTATACCGCGCGCGGCAACCTCGTCGCGGTGATCTCCAACGGCACGGCGGTGCTGGGCCTCGGCGCGATCGGCGCGCTCGCCTCCAAGCCGGTGATGGAGGGCAAGGCCGTTCTCTTCAAGAAGTTCGCCGATATCGATGTGTTCGATATCGAGGTGGACACGACCGACCCGGAGAAGTTCATCGAGGCGGTCGCGCTGCTGGAGCCGACCTTCGGCGGGATCAACCTTGAGGATATCAAGGCCCCCGAATGTTTCGAGATCGAGCGCCGCCTGCGCGAGCGAATGAACATCCCGGTCTTTCACGACGACCAGCATGGCACCGCGATCGTCGTGGCGGCGGCGGTGCGCAACGCTCTGGTGTTGCAGGGCAAGACGCTGGCGGAGGCTAAGTTGGTCACGTCCGGCGCGGGGGCGGCGGCGCTGGCCTGCGTCGATCTGCTCGTCACCATGGGCCTGCCGGTCGAGAGCGTGACGCTGACCGACAAGGACGGCGTGGTCCATGCCGGCCGCGATCCCTCGATGCCGCCGAACATGGCGCGTTATGCCCGGCCGACCGACGCGCGCAGCCTGCCCGAAGTGCTGCCCGGTGCCGACATCTTCCTCGGCCTCTCGGCGCCCGGCGTGCTGAAGGCGGAATGGCTGCCGCTGCTGGCGGAAAAGCCCGTGATCTTCGCGCTGGCCAACCCCGATCCCGAAATCCTGCCAGACGTGGTGAAGGCGGGGCGGCCGGATGCGATCGTCGCGACGGGACGCTCCGATTTCCCCAATCAGGTCAACAACGTCCTGTGCTTCCCCTTCATCTTCCGGGGTGCGCTGGATGCCGGCGCGACCGAGATCAACGAGGCGATGAAGGCCGCCGCCGCCGAGGCGATCGCGGCGCTCGCCCGCCTGCCCGCCGACGAGGCGGTGGCGTCGGCCTATGGCGGCCGCCCGCCCAGCTTCGGCGCGGACTATATCATCCCGGCGCCGTTCGATCCGCGCCTGATCCTGGAGGTCGCGCCGGCGGTGGCCAAGGCGGCGGCCGACAGCGGCGTGGCCCGCCGGCCGATCGCCGACATCGCGGCCTATCGCAAGACGCTGGAGCAACGCTCCTGGCGGTCGAGCCAGCTGATGATGCCGATCTTCTCGGCGGCGTCTGCCGCCCGCCCGCGCATTGCCTATGGCGAGGGCGAGGACGAGCGCGTGCTGCGCGCGATCCAGACGGTGCTGGACGAGGGGCTGGCCCAGCCGGTCATCGTCGCGCGGCGGGCGATCGTCGAGCAGCGCATCGCCGAACTCGGCCTGCGCTGGAAGCTGGATCAGGATGTCGAGATCGTCGATCCGGCCGCCGGCGGCCCGGTGCTGGCCGGGCTGGTCGAGCCCTATCAGCGCCTCGCCGCCCGGCGCGGCGTGACGGTGGAGGAGGCCGAACGGCAGATCTATCGCCGCCCGTCGATCACGGCGGCGATGCTGCTCAAGACCGGCCATGTCGATGGCGCGCTGGTCGGCGGCAAATCCGAATGGTGGGGGCAGATGCGCCTCATCCTGCCGATCATCAAGCGGGCCGAGGGCGTGAAGCGGGTCTATGCCATGTCGGCGCTGATCCTCGATGCCGGCGCGCTCTTCTTCGCCGACACGCATATGGTGCCCGATCCCAATGCCGAGCAGGTCGCGGAACTGACCCTGCTGGCGGCCAGCGAGATGCGCCGCTTCGGCGTCGAGCCGCAGGCGGCGTTGCTGTCGCATTCCAATTTCGGCGCGTCCGACACGCCGAGCGCGCGCAAGATGCGGGCGGCGCTGAAGCTGCTCCAGCGCGGCGGGGCGGATTTCCCGGTTGATGGCGAGATGCACGCCGACGCCGCGCTGTCCGATGCGCTGCGCAAGCGGCTGGTGCCGGATTCGCCGCTGACGGGCTCCGCCAATCTGCTGGTGATGCCCAATCTCGATGCCGCCAACATCACGCTGACGGCGCTCCGCGCGGCGGCGGGCGGCCTTGCGATCGGGCCGATCCTGCTCGGCCTGGAACAGCCGCTGCATGTGCTGGTGCCGACGACGACCGCGCGCGGCATCGTCAACCTCACCGCGATCGCGGCGGCCGATACGGTCCGGTAG
- a CDS encoding PAS domain S-box protein: MSDPADPLYPFLTGKGELAGLIARHDWAATSIGPIEGWPPALRANIAYILRAPMPFVTLWGPDGIMIYNDAYAAFAGTRHPQLLGSKVLEGWDEVADFNAHVMKSVYHEGGTLSYEDQELSLDRAGQGPSVGWMTLDYSPAIDDEGRVIGVICIVVETTAKVRAEQRIAGEGERIRRMFDQAPGFAAILSGPDHVIDSANAAYMQLVGHRPIVGQPLLQALPEVRGQGFVAILDQVYATGEAHSGRQVPLLIQRDPGAEPELAYLDYAYQPIRDEDGAVSGIFVNGYEVTELVQAQERLRIAQEAGHVGSFEFDPVTRRMAITDEFCRLWGIPLTAEITMEQAADAVLEEDRTQLRSMQAELDEDSLGYTEYRIRRADTGEERWIARNGQAVSDPHRDRRRFAGVVYDITERRRIEEQLRILNETLEQRVAQRTAERDRIWRLSTDIMLVADFAGIIHAVNPAWTEMLGWTEQELVGSQLLDLVHDDDIAATSAEMDQLEAGHRTLRFANRYRHKDGDYRWLSWTAVPHADLLHGVGRDITPERDAQRALEQMQEALRQSQKMEAVGQLTGGIAHDFNNLLTVVTGNIDMAGRALDNAGVTEARSRRALANAMKGAERAASLTQRLLAFSRRQPLAPRALDVDRLVQGMSELVARSLGETVRLEIITAPGLWRIEADPNQLENAILNLAVNARDAMPGGGQLVIETANARLDEAYTASQVEVAPGQYVVIAVTDTGEGMSRETMAHVFEPFFTTKEVGRGTGLGLSMVYGFVKQSGGHVKVYSELGVGTTVKIYLPRLMADADIEIEAAPPPDIEVSQRYETILAVEDDDDVRAYTVESLRDLGYRVLEAHDGPSALRLLERQEEPIDLLFTDVVMPGMSGSELAEAARKLQPRLRVLYTSGYTRDAISHGGRLDAGVEMIAKPFTYAALGRKIRDQLDAGRTGRVLVVAARPVERLQAVEFLQGAGFATEQAATVAEALGKVRSAQGRYDMVFIDQQLSDRRGETLLVEVRALHADLPLLLACEEDESDIRAKLSGDVCVAVLPKPYTPEQLAAALRDLHAHCLGARGWT, from the coding sequence ATGAGCGACCCGGCCGACCCGCTCTACCCGTTCCTCACCGGGAAGGGCGAACTTGCCGGGCTGATCGCGCGCCATGACTGGGCCGCGACATCGATCGGGCCGATCGAGGGCTGGCCGCCGGCCCTGCGCGCCAACATCGCTTATATCCTGCGCGCGCCGATGCCGTTCGTCACCCTGTGGGGGCCGGACGGGATCATGATCTACAACGATGCCTATGCCGCGTTCGCCGGCACGCGCCATCCACAACTGCTGGGATCGAAGGTGCTGGAGGGCTGGGACGAAGTCGCCGACTTCAACGCCCATGTGATGAAGTCGGTCTATCACGAGGGCGGCACGCTCAGTTACGAGGATCAGGAACTCAGCCTCGATCGCGCCGGCCAGGGGCCGTCGGTCGGCTGGATGACGCTCGATTACTCCCCCGCCATCGACGACGAGGGCCGGGTCATCGGCGTGATCTGCATCGTCGTCGAGACGACCGCCAAGGTCCGCGCCGAACAGCGCATCGCCGGCGAGGGCGAGCGCATCCGCCGCATGTTCGATCAGGCGCCCGGCTTCGCCGCGATCCTCTCCGGCCCCGATCATGTCATCGACAGCGCGAACGCCGCTTACATGCAGCTCGTCGGCCACCGCCCGATCGTCGGCCAGCCGCTGTTGCAGGCGCTGCCCGAGGTGCGCGGACAGGGCTTCGTCGCCATTCTCGATCAGGTCTACGCCACCGGCGAGGCGCATTCGGGGCGGCAGGTGCCGCTGCTGATCCAGCGCGATCCCGGTGCCGAGCCGGAGCTGGCCTATCTCGATTACGCCTATCAGCCGATCCGCGACGAGGATGGGGCCGTCTCCGGTATCTTCGTGAACGGCTATGAGGTGACCGAACTCGTCCAGGCGCAGGAACGGCTGCGGATCGCGCAGGAGGCGGGCCACGTCGGCTCGTTCGAATTCGATCCCGTCACGCGCCGCATGGCCATCACCGACGAATTCTGCCGCCTGTGGGGCATCCCGCTGACGGCCGAGATCACGATGGAGCAGGCGGCCGACGCCGTGCTGGAGGAGGATCGCACCCAGCTCCGCTCGATGCAGGCCGAACTGGACGAGGATTCGCTCGGCTACACCGAATATCGCATCCGCCGGGCCGACACCGGCGAGGAGCGGTGGATCGCCCGCAACGGCCAGGCGGTGAGCGATCCGCATCGCGACCGCCGCCGCTTCGCGGGCGTCGTGTACGACATCACCGAACGCCGCCGGATCGAGGAGCAGTTGCGCATCCTCAACGAGACGCTGGAGCAGAGGGTCGCCCAGCGCACCGCGGAGCGCGACCGCATCTGGCGCCTCTCGACCGACATCATGCTCGTCGCCGATTTCGCCGGCATCATTCACGCGGTCAATCCGGCCTGGACCGAGATGCTCGGCTGGACCGAACAGGAACTGGTCGGCAGCCAGCTGCTCGATCTGGTCCACGACGACGACATCGCCGCCACCTCGGCCGAGATGGACCAGTTGGAGGCCGGCCACCGCACCCTGCGCTTCGCCAACCGATACCGCCACAAGGACGGCGACTATCGCTGGCTGTCGTGGACGGCGGTGCCGCACGCCGATTTGCTCCACGGCGTCGGCCGCGACATCACCCCCGAGCGCGACGCCCAGCGCGCTCTGGAGCAGATGCAGGAGGCGCTGCGCCAATCGCAGAAGATGGAGGCGGTGGGCCAGCTCACCGGCGGTATCGCGCATGATTTCAACAATCTGCTGACCGTGGTGACCGGCAATATCGACATGGCCGGCCGCGCGCTCGACAATGCCGGCGTCACCGAGGCGCGCTCGCGCCGGGCGCTGGCCAATGCGATGAAGGGCGCCGAGCGGGCGGCTTCGCTCACCCAGCGCCTGCTCGCCTTCTCGCGCCGCCAGCCGCTCGCGCCGCGCGCGCTGGATGTCGACCGGCTGGTGCAGGGCATGTCCGAACTGGTCGCCCGCTCGCTCGGCGAAACGGTGCGGCTGGAAATCATCACGGCGCCCGGCCTGTGGCGGATCGAGGCCGATCCCAACCAGCTGGAAAACGCGATCCTCAACCTCGCGGTCAACGCGCGCGACGCCATGCCGGGCGGCGGCCAGCTGGTGATCGAGACCGCCAACGCCCGGCTCGACGAAGCCTATACCGCCTCGCAGGTGGAGGTGGCCCCCGGGCAATATGTCGTGATCGCCGTGACCGACACGGGCGAGGGCATGAGCCGCGAGACGATGGCCCATGTGTTCGAGCCCTTCTTCACCACCAAGGAGGTGGGGCGCGGCACGGGGCTCGGCCTGTCGATGGTCTATGGCTTCGTCAAACAGTCCGGCGGCCATGTGAAGGTCTATTCGGAACTGGGCGTCGGCACGACCGTCAAGATCTACCTCCCCCGCCTGATGGCCGACGCCGATATCGAGATCGAGGCGGCGCCCCCGCCCGATATCGAGGTGAGCCAGCGCTACGAGACGATCCTCGCCGTCGAGGATGACGACGATGTGCGCGCCTATACCGTCGAGAGCCTGCGCGACCTGGGCTATCGCGTGCTGGAGGCGCATGACGGCCCCTCGGCGCTGCGCCTGCTGGAACGGCAGGAAGAGCCGATCGACCTGCTGTTCACCGATGTCGTGATGCCCGGCATGTCGGGCAGCGAACTGGCCGAGGCCGCACGCAAGCTGCAACCGCGCCTGCGCGTGCTCTATACGTCTGGCTACACCCGCGACGCGATCAGCCATGGCGGGCGGCTCGATGCGGGCGTGGAGATGATCGCCAAGCCCTTCACCTATGCGGCGCTCGGCCGCAAGATCCGCGACCAACTCGATGCCGGCCGCACCGGGCGGGTGCTGGTCGTCGCGGCGCGGCCGGTCGAGCGGTTGCAGGCGGTGGAATTTCTGCAAGGCGCGGGCTTTGCGACGGAGCAGGCCGCCACCGTCGCCGAGGCACTCGGTAAGGTCCGCTCGGCGCAGGGGCGCTACGACATGGTCTTCATCGACCAGCAGCTCTCCGACCGGCGCGGCGAGACCCTGCTGGTCGAGGTCCGCGCCCTCCACGCCGATCTGCCGCTCCTCCTCGCCTGCGAGGAGGATGAGAGCGACATTCGGGCGAAGCTGTCGGGCGACGTGTGCGTGGCGGTGTTGCCCAAGCCCTACACGCCCGAACAACTCGCCGCCGCGCTGCGCGACCTGCACGCCCACTGCCTCGGCGCGCGCGGCTGGACCTGA
- the moaB gene encoding molybdenum cofactor biosynthesis protein B, which produces MPLDETRAFLPVRIAILTVSDTRTLADDRSGDTLAARITDAGHILADRAIVRDDVPTIAATLTGWIDDPAVDCIITTGGTGVTGRDVTPEAFARVWDKEIPGFGELFRWLSYAKIGTSTIQSRATAGVARGTYLFALPGSTGAVKDGWDDILLSQLDNRHRPCNFVELMPRLMER; this is translated from the coding sequence ATGCCGCTCGACGAGACGCGGGCCTTCCTCCCCGTCCGCATCGCGATCCTCACGGTCTCCGACACCCGCACGCTCGCTGACGACCGATCGGGCGACACGCTGGCGGCGCGGATCACGGACGCCGGTCACATCCTGGCCGACCGCGCCATCGTGCGCGACGACGTGCCGACGATCGCGGCCACGCTGACCGGCTGGATCGACGATCCGGCGGTGGACTGCATCATCACCACCGGCGGCACCGGAGTCACCGGCCGCGACGTGACGCCCGAGGCGTTCGCGCGGGTGTGGGACAAGGAGATCCCCGGCTTCGGCGAACTCTTCCGCTGGCTCAGCTATGCCAAGATCGGCACCTCGACCATCCAGTCCCGCGCCACCGCCGGGGTGGCGCGCGGCACCTATCTCTTCGCGCTACCTGGCTCGACAGGCGCGGTGAAGGACGGGTGGGACGACATCCTCCTGTCCCAGCTCGACAATCGCCACCGCCCCTGCAATTTCGTCGAGCTGATGCCGCGCCTGATGGAGCGGTAA
- a CDS encoding transglycosylase SLT domain-containing protein, translating into MIRLSPVFSSWALTLGLAAAPALAAPDAAGVPTTLSAAPTALATVTPATILTAEEKTAYRAIFAAIRAKDWTSAAAGLEARPDGPLSAVARAELILAKGSPKAEVSAITATLTRAPELPQAPALLKLAASRGATGLPALPAQHDFVRYAGASKRVGASPTRSDAAAARLSATVTPLLKQDQPAAAEALVEGAAGSLTAEALTEWRQRVAWAWYQVGDDAAARRVATLARGGTGEWLAQADWVAGLAAWRSRDCAAAGDAFSAVASHARDAETMAAGLYWAARADTACQRPEKVQARLRSAARLTETFYGMLAAESLGLARPAADTATALRLADTQRIASLPNVRTAEALGEIGETALADQLVRQQARIGAAADHGQLLALAAKLQLPATQVWLAQNGPSGATLTAAARYPAPAWAPVSGWRVDKALLFAHALQESQFRADAVSPAGARGLMQLMPGTARLIAKKRGEAASDPSRLNDPAFAFEYGQYYLQDIADRGGTGGLLPKVIAAYNAGPGRIPVWNANSRAQNDPLLYIESIPYAETRGYVTTVMRNYWMYQQQAGVAAASATALTQGLWPRFPGLPGKTALRIEADGTATGTD; encoded by the coding sequence ATGATCCGCCTGAGCCCTGTCTTCTCATCTTGGGCCCTTACGCTGGGCCTCGCGGCCGCCCCCGCGCTCGCCGCGCCCGATGCGGCGGGCGTGCCGACCACGCTCTCCGCCGCGCCGACCGCGCTGGCCACCGTCACGCCGGCGACGATCCTGACCGCCGAGGAAAAGACCGCCTACCGCGCCATCTTCGCCGCGATCCGCGCGAAGGATTGGACCAGCGCCGCCGCCGGTCTGGAGGCCCGCCCCGATGGCCCTCTGAGCGCCGTCGCCCGCGCCGAGCTGATCCTCGCCAAAGGCTCGCCCAAGGCCGAAGTATCCGCGATCACCGCCACCCTCACCCGCGCGCCCGAACTGCCGCAGGCCCCCGCGCTCCTCAAGCTGGCCGCGTCGCGCGGCGCGACCGGCCTGCCGGCACTGCCCGCCCAGCATGATTTCGTGCGCTACGCCGGCGCCTCCAAGCGGGTCGGTGCCAGCCCCACCCGCAGCGATGCCGCCGCCGCGCGGCTCTCGGCCACCGTCACGCCGCTGCTCAAGCAGGACCAGCCCGCCGCCGCCGAGGCGCTCGTCGAGGGCGCCGCCGGATCGCTCACCGCCGAGGCGCTGACCGAATGGCGCCAGCGCGTCGCCTGGGCCTGGTATCAGGTCGGCGACGATGCCGCCGCGCGCCGGGTCGCGACGCTCGCACGGGGCGGCACCGGCGAATGGCTGGCGCAGGCCGATTGGGTCGCCGGCCTCGCCGCGTGGCGCAGCCGCGACTGCGCCGCCGCCGGGGACGCTTTCTCCGCCGTCGCCAGCCATGCGCGCGATGCCGAGACGATGGCCGCCGGCCTCTATTGGGCCGCCCGCGCCGACACCGCCTGCCAGCGGCCCGAGAAGGTGCAGGCCCGCCTGCGCAGCGCCGCGCGCCTGACCGAGACCTTCTACGGCATGCTCGCCGCCGAATCGCTCGGCCTCGCCCGCCCCGCCGCCGACACCGCGACCGCGCTCCGCCTCGCCGACACCCAGCGCATCGCCTCGCTGCCGAACGTCCGCACCGCCGAGGCGCTGGGCGAGATCGGCGAGACCGCGCTCGCCGACCAGCTCGTCCGCCAGCAGGCGCGGATCGGCGCGGCGGCCGATCACGGCCAGCTCCTCGCGCTCGCCGCCAAGCTGCAACTGCCCGCGACGCAGGTGTGGCTGGCGCAGAACGGCCCCTCGGGCGCGACGCTCACCGCCGCCGCGCGCTACCCGGCGCCGGCCTGGGCGCCGGTGTCGGGCTGGCGGGTCGACAAGGCGCTCCTGTTCGCCCACGCGCTTCAGGAATCGCAGTTCCGCGCCGATGCCGTCAGCCCGGCCGGCGCGCGCGGGCTGATGCAGCTGATGCCCGGCACCGCCCGCCTGATCGCCAAAAAGCGCGGCGAGGCGGCGAGCGACCCCAGCCGCCTCAACGACCCGGCCTTCGCCTTTGAATATGGCCAATATTACCTTCAGGACATCGCCGATCGCGGCGGCACGGGCGGGCTGCTGCCCAAGGTGATCGCCGCCTACAACGCCGGCCCCGGCCGCATCCCGGTGTGGAACGCCAACAGCCGCGCCCAGAACGATCCTTTGCTCTATATCGAGAGCATCCCCTATGCCGAGACGCGCGGCTATGTGACCACGGTGATGCGCAATTACTGGATGTACCAGCAGCAGGCGGGCGTCGCGGCGGCGAGCGCGACCGCGCTGACGCAGGGGCTGTGGCCGCGTTTCCCCGGCCTGCCGGGCAAGACCGCGCTGCGCATCGAGGCGGACGGGACCGCGACGGGCACCGACTGA
- a CDS encoding uracil-DNA glycosylase family protein, giving the protein MYSKSVLHSALHWWELAGVDTLVEEDVRDWFAPVRPREPVPAAEAAPAAPAPAALPTDLAAFHEWWTSDTSLPGAPAQRVAPSGDAASGLMLLIDMPDSADAAAGALFSGEAGLLFDRMLAAIGRDRQSAYLASIWPARPAGGIADKAHAARLAEIALHHIALAAPRRLLLLGKGPVEALTGLDVVQARGRLHDIGGVPAVATHLPTPAWRAAAKAAAWADLLLLTEDFA; this is encoded by the coding sequence GTGTATTCGAAATCGGTGCTGCACAGCGCCTTGCATTGGTGGGAGCTGGCCGGCGTCGATACGCTGGTGGAGGAGGACGTGCGCGATTGGTTCGCGCCGGTTCGCCCGCGCGAGCCCGTGCCCGCCGCCGAAGCCGCCCCCGCGGCACCGGCGCCGGCCGCCCTACCGACGGACCTTGCCGCCTTCCATGAATGGTGGACGAGCGACACCAGCCTGCCCGGTGCCCCGGCCCAGCGGGTCGCGCCATCGGGTGATGCAGCATCCGGCCTGATGCTGCTGATCGACATGCCCGACAGCGCCGATGCCGCCGCCGGCGCGCTCTTCTCGGGCGAGGCCGGGCTGCTGTTCGATCGGATGCTCGCCGCGATCGGCCGTGATCGCCAGTCGGCCTACCTCGCCTCGATCTGGCCGGCCCGCCCCGCCGGCGGCATCGCCGACAAGGCGCACGCCGCACGCCTCGCCGAGATCGCCCTTCACCATATCGCGCTCGCCGCGCCGCGCCGTCTGTTGCTGCTGGGCAAGGGCCCGGTCGAGGCGCTGACCGGGCTCGACGTGGTGCAGGCGCGCGGCCGGCTCCACGATATCGGCGGCGTGCCCGCCGTCGCCACCCATCTGCCCACGCCCGCCTGGCGCGCCGCCGCCAAGGCCGCCGCCTGGGCCGACCTCCTGCTGTTGACGGAAGATTTCGCATGA
- a CDS encoding electron transfer flavoprotein-ubiquinone oxidoreductase → MSDRESMTYDVVIVGAGPAGLSAAIRLKQINPDLGVCVLEKGSEVGAHILSGAVIDPKALDELLPDWRDLDSPLTVPVTDNQHWVLTPTKKYPLPHFAMPPFMNNKGTYTVSLGNLCRWLAGQAENLGVEIFPGFAAAEILWNDDGSVKGVATGDMGVARDGEFKPDHMPGMELHAKYTFFAEGVRGHLSKELIALHGLAADSQPQVYGLGIKELWDIDPEKHVPGRVIHTQGWPLDDAVGGGFLYHQANNQVALGFVTGLGYKNPYISPFEEFQRWKQHPEIRAIIEGGRRVSYGARAINEGGYQAIPKLTFAGGALIGCSAGFVNVPRIKGTHTAMKSGMLAAEAAAEAIAAGREADELVAYGEALHASWIVKELKTVRNAEPALAKFGALAGTLYAGFDMWAHHIGITLPWTFKHHRDNEGMWRKDMVKPIDYPKPDGKISFDRLSSVFLSNTNHEEDQPVHLTLKDASVPVDVNLALYDAPEQRYCPAGVYEIVGQEVDEPRLQINAQNCVHCKTCDIKDPTQNIRWVVPEGGGGPNYPNM, encoded by the coding sequence ATGTCCGATCGCGAAAGCATGACCTATGACGTGGTGATCGTCGGCGCGGGGCCGGCGGGTCTTTCGGCGGCGATCCGGCTGAAGCAGATCAACCCCGATCTCGGCGTGTGCGTGCTGGAAAAGGGCTCCGAAGTCGGCGCGCACATCCTGTCGGGCGCGGTGATCGACCCCAAGGCGCTCGACGAACTGCTGCCCGACTGGCGCGATCTGGACAGCCCGCTGACCGTGCCGGTGACGGACAACCAGCATTGGGTGCTGACGCCGACCAAGAAATACCCGCTGCCGCATTTCGCGATGCCGCCCTTCATGAACAACAAGGGCACCTACACGGTCAGCCTGGGCAATCTGTGCCGCTGGCTGGCGGGGCAGGCGGAGAATCTCGGCGTCGAAATCTTCCCCGGCTTCGCGGCCGCCGAAATCCTCTGGAACGACGACGGTTCGGTGAAGGGCGTCGCCACCGGCGACATGGGCGTGGCGCGCGACGGCGAGTTCAAGCCCGATCACATGCCCGGCATGGAACTCCATGCGAAATATACCTTCTTCGCCGAGGGTGTGCGCGGCCATCTGTCGAAGGAGCTGATCGCGCTGCATGGCCTGGCGGCGGACAGCCAGCCGCAGGTCTATGGCCTGGGCATCAAGGAATTGTGGGACATCGATCCCGAAAAGCATGTCCCCGGCCGGGTGATCCACACGCAGGGCTGGCCGCTCGACGATGCGGTCGGCGGCGGCTTCCTCTACCATCAGGCCAATAATCAGGTGGCGCTCGGCTTCGTCACCGGGCTCGGCTACAAGAACCCCTACATCTCGCCGTTCGAGGAATTCCAGCGCTGGAAGCAGCACCCGGAGATCCGCGCGATCATCGAGGGCGGGCGCCGCGTCTCCTATGGCGCGCGGGCGATCAACGAGGGGGGGTATCAGGCGATCCCCAAGCTCACCTTCGCGGGCGGCGCGCTGATCGGCTGTTCGGCGGGCTTCGTCAACGTGCCGCGCATCAAGGGCACGCATACCGCGATGAAATCGGGGATGCTGGCGGCCGAAGCGGCGGCGGAGGCGATCGCGGCGGGCCGCGAGGCGGACGAGCTGGTCGCCTATGGCGAGGCGCTCCATGCGAGCTGGATCGTCAAGGAACTCAAGACGGTGCGCAATGCCGAGCCGGCGCTCGCGAAATTCGGCGCACTGGCCGGCACGCTCTATGCCGGGTTCGACATGTGGGCGCACCATATCGGCATCACGCTGCCGTGGACCTTCAAGCATCACCGCGACAATGAGGGGATGTGGCGCAAGGACATGGTCAAGCCGATCGACTATCCCAAGCCCGACGGGAAGATCAGCTTCGACCGCCTCTCATCGGTGTTCCTGTCGAACACCAATCATGAGGAGGATCAGCCGGTCCATCTGACCCTGAAGGACGCGTCGGTGCCGGTCGACGTGAACCTCGCGCTCTACGACGCGCCCGAGCAGCGTTACTGCCCGGCGGGCGTGTACGAGATCGTCGGGCAGGAGGTGGACGAGCCGCGCCTCCAGATCAACGCGCAGAATTGCGTCCACTGCAAGACCTGCGACATCAAGGATCCCACCCAGAACATCCGCTGGGTCGTGCCCGAGGGCGGGGGTGGACCGAACTATCCCAATATGTGA